The following proteins come from a genomic window of Cervus canadensis isolate Bull #8, Minnesota chromosome 3, ASM1932006v1, whole genome shotgun sequence:
- the LOC122438642 gene encoding carboxypeptidase A4-like isoform X1: MFFCFCQNISLSSAREGGHTPGSKPGSKPASELHKLLCCGLQIRHQVFRINVRNGDEISKLNRLVNSDNLKLNLWKSSPAFGHPADVLVPSVSLQEVKSFLEDHGLEYSVAVEDLQTVLDTEEQQMQHNVHQELSSNCFNYGAYHTLEAIHKEMDNIVKYYPHLASTVTIGHSFENRSMYVLKFSTGKGRQRPAIWLNAGIHAREWISPATAIWTARKLACDYGKDSVITSILKKMDIFVLPVANPDGYVYTHAHNRLWRKTRSVNPGSTCIGTDPNRNWNSSFGEVGSAADPCSEIYHGPHPHSEVEVKSVADFIKKHGNFKCFIDLHSYSQMVLYPYGYTATRAQDADELDMVAKNTAKALATLSGTQYRVGSIFSIIYASSGSTIDWAYDNGIKYAFSFELRDTGDYGFALPASQIIPTAQETWLGLKTIMEHVRDNI, translated from the exons TTCAGCACGGGAGGGAGGACATACGCCGGGATCCAAGCCTGGATCCAAGCCCGCCAGTGAGTTACACAAGCTACTGTGCTGTGGACTGCAAATAAG gcACCAAGTTTTCAGAATTAACGTCAGAAATGGAGATGAGATCAGCAAACTCAATCGGCTAGTGAATTCAGACAACCTTAAG CTCAACTTGTGGAAATCTTCCCCTGCCTTCGGTCATCCTGCAGATGTCCTGGTCCCTTCTGTCAGTCTGCAGGAAGTCAAATCCTTCTTGGAGGACCATGGCTTAGAGTACTCAGTGGCTGTTGAAGACCTGCAG ACTGTTTTAGATACTGAAGAGCAACAAATGCAACACAATGTACATCAAGAACTGAGCAGTAATTGCTTTAACTATGGGGCCTATCACACCCTGGAAGCT attcacaaagagatggacaacATTGTCAAATATTATCCTCACTTGGCGAGCACAGTGACGATTGGGCACTCATTTGAGAACCGATCAATGTATGTACTGAAG ttCAGCACTGGAAAAGGGAGACAGCGGCCAGCCATTTGGCTGAATGCAGGCATCCATGCCCGGGAGTGGATCTCACCAGCCACGGCAATCTGGACCGCGAGAAAG CTTGCATGTGATTATGGGAAAGATTCAGTCATCACCTCCATCTTGAAGAAAATGGATATTTTCGTGTTGCCGGTGGCCAATCCTGATGGATATGTATACACTCATGCTCAC AACCGATTATGGAGGAAGACACGGTCTGTAAATCCTGGAAGCACCTGCATTGGTACTGATCCAAATAGAAATTGGAATTCTAGTTTTGGAG AAGTGGGATCTGCTGCCGACCCTTGCTCTGAGATATATCATGGACCCCATCCCCATTCAGAAGTGGAGGTGAAATCAGTGGcagatttcattaaaaaacatgGGAACTTCAAATGCTTCATCGACCTGCACAGCTACTCACAGATGGTGCTGTATCCATATGGCTACACAGCTACGAGGGCCCAGGATGCTGATGAACTG GATATGGTGGCGAAGAATACAGCCAAAGCTCTGGCTACCTTGTCGGGCACTCAGTACCGAGTGGGTTCTATCTTCTCCATTATCT ATGCATCTAGTGGGAGTACTATTGACTGGGCATATGATAATGGCATCAAGTATGCGTTCTCTTTTGAGTTGAGAGATACTGGGGACTATGGCTTCGCTCTGCCTGCCAGCCAGATCATCCCCACTGCACAGGAAACCTGGCTGGGGCTGAAGACCATCATGGAGCATGTGCGGGACAACATCTAG
- the LOC122438642 gene encoding carboxypeptidase A4-like isoform X2: protein MKWILFFGALIGSGICDRETFSGHQVFRINVRNGDEISKLNRLVNSDNLKLNLWKSSPAFGHPADVLVPSVSLQEVKSFLEDHGLEYSVAVEDLQTVLDTEEQQMQHNVHQELSSNCFNYGAYHTLEAIHKEMDNIVKYYPHLASTVTIGHSFENRSMYVLKFSTGKGRQRPAIWLNAGIHAREWISPATAIWTARKLACDYGKDSVITSILKKMDIFVLPVANPDGYVYTHAHNRLWRKTRSVNPGSTCIGTDPNRNWNSSFGEVGSAADPCSEIYHGPHPHSEVEVKSVADFIKKHGNFKCFIDLHSYSQMVLYPYGYTATRAQDADELDMVAKNTAKALATLSGTQYRVGSIFSIIYASSGSTIDWAYDNGIKYAFSFELRDTGDYGFALPASQIIPTAQETWLGLKTIMEHVRDNI, encoded by the exons ATGAAGTGGATACTCTTCTTTGGGGCCCTTATTGGCTCTGGCATCTGTGACCGAGAAACATTTTCTGG gcACCAAGTTTTCAGAATTAACGTCAGAAATGGAGATGAGATCAGCAAACTCAATCGGCTAGTGAATTCAGACAACCTTAAG CTCAACTTGTGGAAATCTTCCCCTGCCTTCGGTCATCCTGCAGATGTCCTGGTCCCTTCTGTCAGTCTGCAGGAAGTCAAATCCTTCTTGGAGGACCATGGCTTAGAGTACTCAGTGGCTGTTGAAGACCTGCAG ACTGTTTTAGATACTGAAGAGCAACAAATGCAACACAATGTACATCAAGAACTGAGCAGTAATTGCTTTAACTATGGGGCCTATCACACCCTGGAAGCT attcacaaagagatggacaacATTGTCAAATATTATCCTCACTTGGCGAGCACAGTGACGATTGGGCACTCATTTGAGAACCGATCAATGTATGTACTGAAG ttCAGCACTGGAAAAGGGAGACAGCGGCCAGCCATTTGGCTGAATGCAGGCATCCATGCCCGGGAGTGGATCTCACCAGCCACGGCAATCTGGACCGCGAGAAAG CTTGCATGTGATTATGGGAAAGATTCAGTCATCACCTCCATCTTGAAGAAAATGGATATTTTCGTGTTGCCGGTGGCCAATCCTGATGGATATGTATACACTCATGCTCAC AACCGATTATGGAGGAAGACACGGTCTGTAAATCCTGGAAGCACCTGCATTGGTACTGATCCAAATAGAAATTGGAATTCTAGTTTTGGAG AAGTGGGATCTGCTGCCGACCCTTGCTCTGAGATATATCATGGACCCCATCCCCATTCAGAAGTGGAGGTGAAATCAGTGGcagatttcattaaaaaacatgGGAACTTCAAATGCTTCATCGACCTGCACAGCTACTCACAGATGGTGCTGTATCCATATGGCTACACAGCTACGAGGGCCCAGGATGCTGATGAACTG GATATGGTGGCGAAGAATACAGCCAAAGCTCTGGCTACCTTGTCGGGCACTCAGTACCGAGTGGGTTCTATCTTCTCCATTATCT ATGCATCTAGTGGGAGTACTATTGACTGGGCATATGATAATGGCATCAAGTATGCGTTCTCTTTTGAGTTGAGAGATACTGGGGACTATGGCTTCGCTCTGCCTGCCAGCCAGATCATCCCCACTGCACAGGAAACCTGGCTGGGGCTGAAGACCATCATGGAGCATGTGCGGGACAACATCTAG